The segment AGAAACGTATGTCACCTGAACCTGAAAGTTTCACTTCAAGGATCTCGCCGTCACAGGAACCACATTCTGGTTTGAGAAGAGGTACATTGCATTCCTTGCACCAGAATATACGAGGATTCTCCTGTCCGGCAGGTTTCCTGAAACCTTTTTTCTTTTCACGATAACCTTTGTTGCTTTTATTGCCTTTTTTAGAAGGAGATTTATGCATCTGTGAGTCGGCCTTTTTTAAGTGCATTGACATAAAAATGGGAGTTGGTGTTCATAAATACTTCCATAACACATCATTAATACCTGCATTTAATCGAGACTTGCAGTTCATTACTGATAGAAAAATAAAAAGAAATGCAGATCGTTATGACCTGCTTCAAGTATTCCTCAAACTTATTTTGAAAGGTAATCGTTGATGGTCTCTGCAGCCTGTTTGCCTGCACCCATCGCACTGATAACTGTAGCCGCACCGGTCACAGCATCCCCACCTGCGCAGACCCCTTCAAGGGAGGTCACACCAGCCTCGTTCACAACAATGGTTCCCCATGGAGTGACCTCAAGGCCTTTTGAACCATCAAAGATTATAGGATTAGGAGAAGTACCGATCGCAATGATCACAATATCTGCATCGATCACATGCTCAGAGCCTTCCACTGCCACAGGTCGCCTACGGCCCGATTCATCCGGTTCGCCAAGCTCCATCTTGATACATTCCACACCATTGACGGACATGTTCTCACCTTCAAGGATGCGAACAGGGTTGTTCAGAAGACGGAAGATGATACCCTCCTCCTTTGCATGCTCGATCTCCTCGCGCCTTGCAGGAAGTTCTTCATCACTGCGTCTGTACACAATGCTGACCTCATCAGCACCAAGCCTTCGAGCACTGCGTGCTGCATCCATTGCAACATTGCCGCCACCAACCACGATGACATGGCTTCCTCGTTTGATAGGAGTATCAGATTCAGGGAAACGGTATGCTTTCATCAGGTTAACGCGGGTCAGGAACTCATTTGCAGAGTAAACACCGTTCAGGTTCTCTCCCTCGATACCCATGAACTTTGGAAGACCTGCACCGGTTCCAAGGAAAACTGCATCAAACTCATCCTCGAGCTGGTCAAGGGTCTTTATGCGACCGATCACATAGTCGACCTTAAGTTCCGCTCCGAGCTTCATGATGTATTCAACCTCTTCCTTTACAATTGCCTTTGGAAGCCTGAATTCAGGGATACCATAGATCAATACGCCACCAGCCTCATGCAGAGCTTCGAACATGGTCACAGAATGACCTGCCTTTGCAAGATCCGATGCTGCAGTAAGCCCGGCAGGACCGGTACCTACGATAGCAACTTTCTTGCCGGTTGACTCGGCTACCACTGGATCCTTTACACCTGCCTCGCGCTCACGGTCCGCACAGAATCTTTCAAGACGTCCAATGGAAATAGGTTCACTCTTCTTGCCAAGGATACAGAGCTTCTCACACTGCTCTTCCTGCGGACACACACGGCCGCAAACTGCAGGAAGGGTGTTCGTTTTCTTGATAACACCGATAGCTTCCTCGAAATTGCCTTCTTTCATCTTAGAGACAAAGCCAGGAATGTCGATGTTCACAGGGCAACCTTCCACACACTTTGGTGTTTTGCATTCGAGGCAACGTTCTGCTTCAAGCATAGCCTGCTCTTCGGTGTAGCCTAATGCAACCTCTTCAAAGTTATGAATACGTTCATCAGCAGGTTGTTCAGGCATTTCCTGTGTTATTGACATTTGCAATCATCCCCGCAGCCTTTTTTATAAGTATCAAGAGATTCCATTTCCTCTTTGCGATATAATGATAAGCGGCTCATGAGAAGGTTGAAGTCAACATCCTTTGCATTGAACTCAGGACCATCCACACATGCGAACTTGGTCTCGCCACCAATGTTCACACGGCATCCGCCGCACATACCAGTACCATCCACCATGATCGGGTTAAGGCTTACAATGGTCTCCACATCATAAGGATCAGTGACACCTGCAACTGCACGCATCATTATAGGAGGACCAATGGCTACGATCCTGTCTATCTTCTCATCACCATCGAGGAGTTCCTTGACAAGGTCTGTGACAAAACCGTGGTGACCTTTAGAACCATCATCCGTTGCCACAAGAAGCTCGTCACTTACAGCCTTCATCTCACCTTCAAGGATAAGCAGGCTTTCGTTGCGAGCACCAATTATGGAGATCACCTTGTTACCGATCTCGCGGTATGCCCTTGCCTGAGGATAAACAGGAGCAATTCCAACCCCTCCACCCACAAGCACTACAGTGCCGATTTTTTCTATCTCGGATGCTTTGCCCAGAGGACCTACGAAGTCCTGAAGCTCATCCCCTGCAGCCATTTTAGCGAGTTGTTTTGTTGTTTTGCCCATTTCCTGGAAGATAATAGTAACAAAACCCTCGTCTACATCATAATCTGCAATTGTCAGAGGGATCCTTTCACCCTCTTCATCAATACGAAGAATAATGAACTGACCGGGCTTTGCAGCCGCAGCCACATCAGGAGCCTCGATATTCATCAGGTGCACATCCGGCACCAACTGACGTTTCTCTACTATTTTGTATGCCATTAGATCACTTTCATAATGCAATAGGAAGTACGCGTACTTTTCACCAATATATTAATGTTACCCAAGAAATATTCATCTTATTTTAAGCTTTCTGTATTACTCAGAAAACAGTACCCTAAGACTCGTTCAGGGAATAATTAAAGGATGAACTGGAGGTTAATAGTAATAGTTTAAAGTTGATAAACATTTGTAAAAATTAGAAAATGTTTACCGACAAAAATTGCCGGTAAAATTGTACGCCCGAACCGGGATTCGAACCCGGGTCGGAGCCTCGACAGGGCTCCATGATAGGCCTCTACACTATTCGGACATTGCGTTTGATTGCTGTTGTGAGCACACCCTAATACGCTGCCAGATATATATACCTTTCGCGTTTTTAGGATGTTTAGTCCCGCCTCCCAGACTCGAACCGGGGACATCGCGGTGCCTGCGCGGTATGTGCGACAAGTCGCATGAACCATACTACAGCCGCGCACTCTACCACTGAGTTAAGGCGGGCCTCGCTGAACTTAGCATCCATTACACCCCACCACTGTGAGATGCAACCCCTCCATATCCATAATCATACTTATTCTTTTCGCCGCCTGAGCGAAAACAAGCCAAAGAATGGAATAAATAACATGAAATCTCGCAAAAAAGAGTATTAAGTACAAAAGAAAAGGACCACAAATACAAAAAACAAAAAGAAATGGCAGTTACAAGACCTTTTCCCGGTAACTGCCCACTTTTTAAAGAATTATTCAGATATTCTCAGAAGGTCATGACGTCGCCGTTGACGACCATATCAGTGATCTTTGTAATGTTCTCAAGCCAGTCATCAATGACAACTTCTGCCTCAGACCTTATGTTAGCGAAGTTTGCACCTTCTTCAGGAATAATACGGGCATTTGCCACCAATGGCTGGTCAATAGGCTGTCCTATCTGAGAGAGCAACTTCACATGAACATCGCTGACCTCATCCACTGCACTTACGACATCTCTTGCCATCTGTGTGGACAGGATATTGTAGATCTTACCAATGTGATTGATCGGATTCTTACCACTTGTTGCTTCCATGCTCATTGGCCTGTTTGGAGTGATGAGACCGTTAGAACGGTTTCCACGTCCGACTGAACCATCGTCACCCATCTCTGCAGAGGTTCCTGTAACGGTAAGGAAAACACAGTCGCATCCACCTTCAACATCATCCGCAGTATTGATATGGGCGAATACATTCCTTTCAGTATACTTGGTAGCAAGGTCAAGGACATACTCGGTCATCTCTTCCTTTGCATTGATATAGTGGTCCATATCATCAATGTGCTTTCCCACCATACCACAGCAGATGGTAAGGGAAATATCGTCTTTGTCCCTCAGGCCCATTACTTTGATATCTTCACCAATTCCAGGGATCTTCTTCTTTTTAAGATCGGTAAGAAGCTGCCTCTCGGTATTGTAAACGATCTGCTCAAGTTCTGAGAAAGGAGCATGACCTACACCAAATGATGTGTCGTTTGCCATGGGCACATGGTCCCTGTGGAAAACATCCCTGAGATCAGAAGACCCGGTTCCAAGCTTACAGTCGATGATCATGTCGCGCTCCATATCCATGTCAACAATGGTGTTTCGGACATAGTCACGTGCAGCTTCAAGAGCAACTGCCTCAACAGGGATCTCCATGCCATCGAATGTCTTGGTTGCCCTTCCTACAAGGAGAGTATAGATAGGCTTGGTGACCTCTCCGCCACCGAACTGAGGGTTAGACCTTCCTGCAACGATCTGAGTCTCATCAGTGTTGTGGTGAAGTACTGTACCGCACTTGTTGATGTATTCCTTACAGAGGGCACGGCTTACAGCCTCTGCCAGACCATCACTGATACTGTCCGGATGACCTATACCTTTTCTTTCTACAAGTTCGATTTCCTGCTTCTCGATTGGGGTCTCGTGAAGGTGTTCAACTTTGATATTTCGTATCATATTTAGCCTCTTATAGTAAGTTTAAGACGAACAAGATTGAGATTTATATAAATTGAATGGTCTTTGGAATTAGCCTATAAGATGAATAAATTATATAAAATCATTACTACCCGGGTTTTATTTAATTACTATTGGTTATAATGCCACATATATACAAGGAATATGACAAATGAAAGAAACGAGAAAGAGGAAAGTAACTCAGGACTACCCATGCAATACTTATAAAGGATAAATGTGTTTCAGAACATAATTCCCAAAAAAATTAGACTAATCGATCATTATCAAAAATACAGATCGTTCCGATCTTCAGAAGGACTTCAAATGATACGTATTGCAATACCCAACAAAGGGAGATTACACGACCCCACAGTAGAACTGTTCAAAGAAGCAGGACTTCCGGTACTCGGAGGATCTAACAGAAAACTGTTCGCAAAGACCACAGACCCGGAAATAACCTTCCTTTTCGCAAGGGCTGCAGACATTCCTGAATATGTACAGGATGGTGCCGCAGATGTAGGCATCACCGGACTTGATCTTATATCTGAGACCGAATCAGATGTAGAGATCCTGCTTGACCTGAAATATGGAGGAGCAGACCTTGTACTCGCTGTTCCGGAAGATTCGGAGATATCATCTTCAAAGGATCTCGAAGGCATGCGAGTAGCAACTGAATTCCCGGGAATCACATCCAGATACTTTGAGAACATGGGAGTGGATATCGATGTTGTAAAGGTTAGCGGCGCCTGTGAAATGACACCACACGTAGGCATTGCTGACGCAATTGTGGACATTTCAAGCTCCGGAACAACACTCACCATGAATCATCTGAAGATGATCGAAAAAGTATTTACTTCATCCATCTACCTCATAGCCAACCATAAAACACTGGAAGCAGAGGAGAAGATCCAGCATATCAAGACAGCTCTTGAAAGCGTCCTCCATGCCAAGCAGAAGAGGTACCTGATGATGAATGTGCCATCTGACAAGCTTGAGAAAGTAAAAGAAGAACTTCCCGGACTTGCCGGCCCTACGATAATGAAAGTGGAATCCAAGAAGGATATTATGGCAGTCCATGCTGTAGTCGATGCAGACATTATATTTGCCACTATCAACAAGCTCAAAACTGCAGGCGCATTTGACATACTGGTCGTACCTATTGAGAGAATGATTCCCTGATGAGGCTACAAAATGAGCTTTGAAGTTATCCCTGCAGTTGATATGAAAGGTGGGAAATGTGTCCAACTTGTCCAGGGCGTCCCCGGAAGCGAAATGGTTTCCCTTGATGACCCCGTACAAGTTGCTCTTGATTGGGTGTCACAGGGAGCAAAGACATTGCACCTTATCGACCTTGACGGTGCGATCGAAGGAACTCGCACAAATGCACCAATCATCAGGAACATCGTAGAAAAATGCAAGCCACAGGGCATCTACATACAGGTCGGCGGAGGCATACGTTCCTTTGAGGATGCTACCACACTACTCGAGATCGGTGTTGACAGGGTCATCCTCAGTACTGCTGCATTAAAAGATCCCGAACTTATCAGCAAGCTTTCTGCTGAATTTGGAAGTGACAGCATCAATGTTGCCCTGGATTCGAAGAACGGGAAGATCTCCATCGAAGGCTGGACAAAAGAGTCCGAGCACACAGCAGTGGAGATGGGATCCCTGTTCGAAGAGAAGGGAGCTGGCACCATATTGTTCACCAATATAGACACAGAGGGGCTTTTGAGCGGAGTTGACCCTAAACCAACTGAAGAGCTTGTAAAAGCCGTTAACATACCAGTGATCGCATCTGGCGGAGTCACAACACTTGAGGACATAATAACCCTAAAGAACACAGGAGCAAGCGGGGTTGTTGTAGGAAGTGCCCTCTACAAGAAAAATTTCACATTGACGGAAGCAATAAATACGATCACTAATGAAATTTAAGTACAGATCGGCAAGAGGAACACTATGAGAAATGCAAAGATCGAACGAAAGACAAAAGAGACGGACATTCGCATGGAACTTGACCTGGACGGCACAGGGTTATCAGAGATCAATACAGGGATCGGGTTCTTTGACCATATGTTCACGTCCTTTGCAAGGCATGGAAGTTTTGATCTGAAGATCGACGCAACCGGCGACCTGATCGTTGATGAACACCACCTCATAGAAGATACTGCTATTGTCCTTGGCCAGGCGATCGCAAAAGCAGTCGGCGATAAGAACGGGATCGCAAGATTCGGAGAGGCACGCATACCCATGGATGAAGCCCTGGCAGATGTGGTCCTTGATCTGGGCGGTCGAACTTACCTTGTGATGAATACCGAATTCGAATCAGCACGCGTGGGAGAGATGAATACACAGCTGGTCAGGCATTTCTTTGAGTCTTTAACAGAGAATGCAAAAATGAACCTGCATGCAACTGTTACAGGCTACAATGACCACCACAAGATAGAGGCACTTTTCAAAGCCTTTGCCTATGCACTACGCCGTGCAGTAAAAGTCGAAGGTGAAGGTATCAAAAGCACAAAAGGCGTGCTTTAAAGTTAATTATCAAAATGTACTTCCCAGATAAGCCCTGAGTAACAGAGGCTTACTGGAACTTTTCTTTTAATTTCCCATAGAACTCTTGTTCAATGCCATCAGACCTTCTTGAGAGTCTTTCAACTATGAGCTCAGGCGTACTCTTTGCCACATAATTGTATCTTGGAGTCCTCTCCACGATCAAATTAAGGTCCTTGTCAAGACCACTTGCTT is part of the Methanococcoides orientis genome and harbors:
- the hisB gene encoding imidazoleglycerol-phosphate dehydratase HisB; translated protein: MRNAKIERKTKETDIRMELDLDGTGLSEINTGIGFFDHMFTSFARHGSFDLKIDATGDLIVDEHHLIEDTAIVLGQAIAKAVGDKNGIARFGEARIPMDEALADVVLDLGGRTYLVMNTEFESARVGEMNTQLVRHFFESLTENAKMNLHATVTGYNDHHKIEALFKAFAYALRRAVKVEGEGIKSTKGVL
- a CDS encoding methionine adenosyltransferase; protein product: MIRNIKVEHLHETPIEKQEIELVERKGIGHPDSISDGLAEAVSRALCKEYINKCGTVLHHNTDETQIVAGRSNPQFGGGEVTKPIYTLLVGRATKTFDGMEIPVEAVALEAARDYVRNTIVDMDMERDMIIDCKLGTGSSDLRDVFHRDHVPMANDTSFGVGHAPFSELEQIVYNTERQLLTDLKKKKIPGIGEDIKVMGLRDKDDISLTICCGMVGKHIDDMDHYINAKEEMTEYVLDLATKYTERNVFAHINTADDVEGGCDCVFLTVTGTSAEMGDDGSVGRGNRSNGLITPNRPMSMEATSGKNPINHIGKIYNILSTQMARDVVSAVDEVSDVHVKLLSQIGQPIDQPLVANARIIPEEGANFANIRSEAEVVIDDWLENITKITDMVVNGDVMTF
- the hisG gene encoding ATP phosphoribosyltransferase codes for the protein MIRIAIPNKGRLHDPTVELFKEAGLPVLGGSNRKLFAKTTDPEITFLFARAADIPEYVQDGAADVGITGLDLISETESDVEILLDLKYGGADLVLAVPEDSEISSSKDLEGMRVATEFPGITSRYFENMGVDIDVVKVSGACEMTPHVGIADAIVDISSSGTTLTMNHLKMIEKVFTSSIYLIANHKTLEAEEKIQHIKTALESVLHAKQKRYLMMNVPSDKLEKVKEELPGLAGPTIMKVESKKDIMAVHAVVDADIIFATINKLKTAGAFDILVVPIERMIP
- the hisA gene encoding 1-(5-phosphoribosyl)-5-[(5-phosphoribosylamino)methylideneamino]imidazole-4-carboxamide isomerase: MSFEVIPAVDMKGGKCVQLVQGVPGSEMVSLDDPVQVALDWVSQGAKTLHLIDLDGAIEGTRTNAPIIRNIVEKCKPQGIYIQVGGGIRSFEDATTLLEIGVDRVILSTAALKDPELISKLSAEFGSDSINVALDSKNGKISIEGWTKESEHTAVEMGSLFEEKGAGTILFTNIDTEGLLSGVDPKPTEELVKAVNIPVIASGGVTTLEDIITLKNTGASGVVVGSALYKKNFTLTEAINTITNEI
- a CDS encoding sulfide/dihydroorotate dehydrogenase-like FAD/NAD-binding protein, with translation MAYKIVEKRQLVPDVHLMNIEAPDVAAAAKPGQFIILRIDEEGERIPLTIADYDVDEGFVTIIFQEMGKTTKQLAKMAAGDELQDFVGPLGKASEIEKIGTVVLVGGGVGIAPVYPQARAYREIGNKVISIIGARNESLLILEGEMKAVSDELLVATDDGSKGHHGFVTDLVKELLDGDEKIDRIVAIGPPIMMRAVAGVTDPYDVETIVSLNPIMVDGTGMCGGCRVNIGGETKFACVDGPEFNAKDVDFNLLMSRLSLYRKEEMESLDTYKKGCGDDCKCQ
- the gltA gene encoding NADPH-dependent glutamate synthase; translation: MSITQEMPEQPADERIHNFEEVALGYTEEQAMLEAERCLECKTPKCVEGCPVNIDIPGFVSKMKEGNFEEAIGVIKKTNTLPAVCGRVCPQEEQCEKLCILGKKSEPISIGRLERFCADREREAGVKDPVVAESTGKKVAIVGTGPAGLTAASDLAKAGHSVTMFEALHEAGGVLIYGIPEFRLPKAIVKEEVEYIMKLGAELKVDYVIGRIKTLDQLEDEFDAVFLGTGAGLPKFMGIEGENLNGVYSANEFLTRVNLMKAYRFPESDTPIKRGSHVIVVGGGNVAMDAARSARRLGADEVSIVYRRSDEELPARREEIEHAKEEGIIFRLLNNPVRILEGENMSVNGVECIKMELGEPDESGRRRPVAVEGSEHVIDADIVIIAIGTSPNPIIFDGSKGLEVTPWGTIVVNEAGVTSLEGVCAGGDAVTGAATVISAMGAGKQAAETINDYLSK